The nucleotide sequence CCGGCAAGCCTATCGCCTACACCGCCCGCGAATTCGGCCTCGACCCGAAAGACATCGACAAGCTCGCAAGCAACGAGAACCCGTTCGGCCCGAGCCCGAAGGGCATGGAAGAAGCTCGCAAGGCCCTCGAAGAAGTGAACCTCTACCCGGATGGCGGCAGCTATGACCTCATCGGAAAGATTGCTGAGTTCCGCGGCGTGAAGCGCGAACAGATTGCCGTCGGTAACGGCAGCAACGAGCTCCTGGACATGATCGCCCAGGTGTTCCTCGGCCCCGGCACCGAAGCCGTGATGGGCAAGCACAGCTTCGCCGTCTACAAGCTCGCCACCATGGCGATGAACGCCAAGATTATCGAAGTCGACATGCCGGCCCCGGCCTACAACTACGACCTCAAGGCCATGCGCACCGCCGTGAACGAGAAGACCCGCATCGTGTTCCTCGCTAACCCGAACAACCCGACCGGTTCCGACCTCACCGCCAAGGAAATCATTGACTTCGCCGATAGCCTCCCGGACACCTGCGTGCTCGTGATGGACGAAGCCTACACCGAATTTATCGAAGACACGCCGGAACTCGTTCCGGATTTCAACAGCCGCATCGCCGCGGGCAAGAACATCATCTGCTGCCGCACGTTCAGCAAGATCTACGGTCTCGCCGGCCTCCGCGTGGGCTACTGCATCACGCGCCCCGAAATCGTCGACCTCATCAACCGCGTGCGTGAACCGTTCAACGTGAACAGCATCGCCCAGGCCGCCGCCATCGGCGCCATCGACGATCAGGAATACGTGAACAAGGTCCGCGAGCTCAACAAGAAGGGCCTCGAACAGCTCAAGGCCGGCTTCAAGGAACTCGGCCTCGCTTATGTGGACAGCCACTCGAACTTCATCGCCGTGAGCGGTTTCAGCAACCCGATGGACGCGTTCAAGTTCCTGCAGGCGAAGGGCACCATCATCCGTCCGCAGCCCGCGATGGGTGACGTGCTCCGCATTACCGTGGGCACTGAAGCGCAGAACAAGAAATGCCTCGAAAACATCAAGGCATATCTCGGCAAGTAAACCGAGAAACATTCGGTGCGAAATCCGTGCAAGGCGAAAAGCCTCACGGTGTCGCCCGCGTCATTTCCAAGCGCGGTTTTTGCAGCCGTAGCGTCGCAGAAAACCTGGTCCGCGAGGGCCGGGTTTCTTTGCGTGGTAAAATCGTGCGCGACCCCGATACGCCTGCCTACGAGAACGACGAAATCCTCGTGGATGGCACGCCCGTCACCGCAAGCGAGTTCGTCTACTTCGCGATGAACAAGCCGCGCGGAGCCGTGACCACCGCAAGCGACGAGAAAGGCCGCACCACGGTCATGGACATCTTCCGCGAGCAGTACGGCAAGATGTTCCCCGGCAAGACGATGCCGCACATTGCGCCCGTGGGCCGCCTCGACGCCGCGAGCGAAGGCCTGCTGCTGTTCACGAACGACACCAAATGGGCCGACGCCGTTTTGTGCAGCGCGGACCACCTCAAAGTTTACCGCGTGCAGGTCGCGGGCAAGCCCTCCACCGCCGAACTTGAGCAGATGGAAAAGGGCTTCAACGTTCCACCCAGAGTCTTCGGCGAAAGCGAAGAATTTATG is from Fibrobacter sp. and encodes:
- a CDS encoding pseudouridine synthase, whose product is MQGEKPHGVARVISKRGFCSRSVAENLVREGRVSLRGKIVRDPDTPAYENDEILVDGTPVTASEFVYFAMNKPRGAVTTASDEKGRTTVMDIFREQYGKMFPGKTMPHIAPVGRLDAASEGLLLFTNDTKWADAVLCSADHLKVYRVQVAGKPSTAELEQMEKGFNVPPRVFGESEEFMHAERAVLHSEGEKNCWLEITLSEGKNREIRRMLAHLGYEVMRLIRIQFDKYVLGDLKPGEIRPLNLR
- the hisC gene encoding histidinol-phosphate transaminase, with product MDINELAQKHILNQPLYVTGKPIAYTAREFGLDPKDIDKLASNENPFGPSPKGMEEARKALEEVNLYPDGGSYDLIGKIAEFRGVKREQIAVGNGSNELLDMIAQVFLGPGTEAVMGKHSFAVYKLATMAMNAKIIEVDMPAPAYNYDLKAMRTAVNEKTRIVFLANPNNPTGSDLTAKEIIDFADSLPDTCVLVMDEAYTEFIEDTPELVPDFNSRIAAGKNIICCRTFSKIYGLAGLRVGYCITRPEIVDLINRVREPFNVNSIAQAAAIGAIDDQEYVNKVRELNKKGLEQLKAGFKELGLAYVDSHSNFIAVSGFSNPMDAFKFLQAKGTIIRPQPAMGDVLRITVGTEAQNKKCLENIKAYLGK